The Palleronia sp. THAF1 genome window below encodes:
- a CDS encoding DUF411 domain-containing protein codes for MSRSTMTRRNVLALGGAAVMTAWLPVRAMAQTTTVHVMKDPSCGCCADWIEILRAEGFTVEVTNADHATLRQHKIDSGLPAGMTSCHTATVDRYVVEGHVPVADIRTLLVDRPDAIGLTVPGMPYGSPGMGPESQRDAYDVHLILPDGTTEVFNSYAAA; via the coding sequence ATGAGCCGCTCCACGATGACCCGCCGCAATGTCTTGGCCCTTGGTGGCGCTGCCGTGATGACAGCGTGGTTGCCGGTCCGCGCCATGGCCCAAACCACTACCGTCCACGTGATGAAGGATCCTAGCTGCGGCTGTTGCGCTGACTGGATAGAGATACTCCGCGCAGAAGGTTTTACCGTCGAGGTCACGAACGCCGATCACGCCACCCTGCGCCAGCACAAGATCGACAGTGGCCTACCTGCGGGCATGACATCGTGCCACACCGCCACGGTGGACAGATACGTCGTCGAAGGTCACGTGCCGGTGGCCGACATTCGGACGCTACTGGTAGACCGTCCAGATGCGATCGGACTGACCGTGCCCGGAATGCCCTACGGGTCGCCTGGAATGGGCCCCGAGAGCCAGCGCGACGCCTATGACGTTCACCTGATCCTGCCCGATGGCACGACAGAGGTCTTCAACAGCTATGCCGCGGCCTGA
- a CDS encoding BMP family ABC transporter substrate-binding protein, whose amino-acid sequence MNRRTLLGSAAIALLTATTAFAESHSADGEPLKVGFVYVGPVGDGGWTYEHNEGRLAVEEEFGDAVETVFQENVPEGADAERVMTQMALSGADLIFTTSFGYMDPTMNVAAKFPDVKFEHATGYKTSDNVSNYSARFYEGRMIQGHIAGKMTESNKIGYIASFPIPEVIRGINAAYLAAKAVNPDVEFNVVWAFTWFDPAKEADAATALIEQGADVILQHTDSTAPQAAAQAANENGANIITFGQASDMGEYAPLPRVSSIIDNWSPYYIDRVQAVMDGTWESQSIWHGIDEGMVGIGEISDAVPEDVKAEALEMRDAIAAGELHPFTGPINKQDGSVWLAEGETADDGTLLGMDFYVEGLTGDIPN is encoded by the coding sequence ATGAACCGAAGAACACTTCTGGGCAGCGCCGCAATCGCACTGCTGACCGCGACCACCGCCTTCGCCGAAAGCCACTCTGCCGATGGCGAGCCGCTGAAGGTCGGCTTCGTCTACGTGGGCCCCGTGGGCGACGGCGGCTGGACCTATGAGCACAACGAAGGCCGTCTGGCCGTCGAGGAAGAGTTCGGCGATGCGGTCGAGACCGTCTTCCAGGAAAACGTGCCCGAAGGCGCCGACGCAGAGCGTGTGATGACCCAGATGGCGCTGTCCGGTGCCGATCTGATCTTCACGACCTCCTTCGGCTATATGGACCCGACGATGAACGTCGCCGCCAAGTTCCCGGACGTGAAGTTCGAGCACGCGACGGGCTACAAGACCTCTGACAACGTGTCGAACTACTCTGCCCGCTTCTACGAAGGCCGCATGATCCAAGGGCACATCGCGGGCAAGATGACGGAGTCGAACAAGATCGGCTACATCGCCTCCTTCCCGATCCCCGAGGTCATTCGCGGCATCAACGCCGCCTACCTTGCCGCCAAGGCCGTGAACCCCGACGTCGAGTTCAACGTGGTCTGGGCCTTCACCTGGTTCGATCCCGCCAAGGAAGCCGACGCCGCCACCGCGCTCATTGAGCAGGGTGCCGACGTGATCCTGCAGCACACCGATTCCACCGCTCCGCAAGCCGCCGCGCAGGCCGCAAACGAGAACGGCGCGAACATCATCACCTTCGGTCAGGCGTCCGACATGGGCGAATACGCCCCACTGCCGCGCGTCAGCTCGATCATCGACAACTGGTCGCCCTACTACATCGACCGCGTGCAGGCCGTGATGGACGGAACGTGGGAAAGCCAGTCGATCTGGCACGGGATCGACGAAGGCATGGTCGGCATCGGCGAGATCTCTGACGCGGTGCCAGAGGACGTGAAGGCCGAAGCGCTGGAAATGCGTGACGCCATCGCCGCCGGAGAACTGCACCCCTTCACCGGCCCGATCAACAAGCAGGACGGCTCTGTCTGGTTGGCCGAGGGTGAGACCGCCGACGACGGCACGCTTCTGGGCATGGACTTTTATGTCGAGGGTCTGACGGGCGATATCCCGAACTGA
- a CDS encoding ABC transporter permease, with amino-acid sequence MDLSAISPALLVASLMAAATPILLAALGELVVERSGVLNLGVEGMMIVGAICGFAAAVESGSPALGFAIGAVGGALLSLIFAVLVLVFLANQVATGLALTLFGLGLSSLLGQGYVGIKPPSTPRLDLGPLSDLPFLGRAIFSHDAIVYLSLGVVVSVWLFLTRTRAGLRLRAVGENHDAAHALGLPVVAMRFAAIAFGGALAGLGGAYLSLVRVPQWTEGMTAGAGWIALAIVVFASWRAGRVLVGAYLFGGVTVLQLNLQAAGSALPVEYLSMSPYIITIVVLVVISASHKRGSAAPASLGKPFHATQ; translated from the coding sequence ATGGATCTAAGCGCCATCTCTCCTGCCCTTTTGGTTGCATCTTTGATGGCCGCCGCAACGCCGATCCTGTTGGCGGCCCTTGGCGAACTGGTCGTCGAGCGCTCGGGTGTGCTGAACCTTGGCGTCGAGGGGATGATGATCGTCGGCGCGATCTGCGGTTTCGCGGCGGCGGTGGAGTCCGGCTCGCCCGCGTTGGGCTTTGCCATCGGGGCCGTCGGCGGTGCGCTGCTATCGTTGATCTTCGCCGTGCTGGTGCTGGTCTTCCTGGCCAATCAGGTGGCTACGGGGCTGGCACTGACGTTGTTCGGGCTGGGCCTGTCTTCACTGCTGGGGCAAGGCTACGTGGGCATCAAGCCGCCCTCTACCCCGCGACTGGACCTGGGGCCGCTATCGGACCTGCCGTTCCTTGGCCGCGCGATCTTCAGCCACGACGCCATCGTCTACCTGTCGCTTGGCGTCGTCGTTTCGGTCTGGCTGTTCCTGACGCGCACCCGCGCGGGCCTGCGTCTGCGCGCTGTGGGCGAGAACCACGACGCCGCCCACGCGCTGGGTCTGCCGGTCGTCGCCATGCGCTTCGCCGCCATTGCCTTCGGTGGGGCATTGGCGGGCCTTGGCGGCGCGTATCTAAGCCTTGTCCGTGTGCCGCAATGGACCGAAGGAATGACGGCGGGCGCGGGCTGGATCGCCTTGGCCATCGTGGTCTTCGCCTCGTGGCGCGCCGGGCGTGTGCTGGTGGGCGCGTATCTCTTCGGAGGCGTGACGGTGTTGCAGTTGAACCTGCAGGCCGCCGGATCGGCACTGCCGGTCGAGTATCTGTCGATGTCGCCCTACATCATCACCATCGTGGTGCTGGTCGTCATCTCTGCGTCCCACAAGCGCGGTTCTGCTGCGCCCGCCAGCCTTGGCAAGCCGTTCCACGCCACGCAGTAG
- a CDS encoding ABC transporter permease, producing MIALEKRRQPSTVWAWATPLLAVALTVLVGGAMFAALGKDPVAAIRTIFYDPLFDPQFAGYSRPQLLVKAAPLILIATGLALGFKAGVWNIGAEGQYIIGALCGAGVGLALYPADTRLIFPLMVIAGALGGWAWAMIPAILRVKFNTNEILVSLLLVYVAENILASMSVGLLRNPEGGGFPGSRNLAQWASSMNPELIPNTGLHWGVVAAIIAVIFAYILLHRHLTGVHIRLAGQAPRAARFAGVNPARLVIFCFGISGALAGLAGLFEVTGPAGQISIDFNVGYGFTAIIVAFLGRLHPVGILLAGLLMALTYIGGELASFMLGIPAAAIQAFQGMLLFFLLAVDVLTNYRIRLGRRVAA from the coding sequence ATGATCGCGCTGGAGAAACGCCGCCAACCCAGCACCGTCTGGGCCTGGGCCACCCCACTTCTGGCTGTGGCGCTGACCGTGCTCGTCGGCGGCGCGATGTTCGCCGCGCTTGGGAAGGACCCGGTCGCGGCCATTCGCACGATCTTTTACGACCCTCTCTTCGATCCGCAATTCGCGGGCTACTCACGGCCGCAGCTTCTGGTGAAGGCCGCGCCGCTGATCCTGATCGCCACCGGGCTTGCGCTGGGGTTCAAGGCGGGCGTCTGGAACATCGGGGCAGAGGGGCAGTATATCATCGGCGCGCTGTGCGGTGCAGGCGTGGGGCTGGCGCTGTATCCCGCCGACACGCGGCTGATCTTTCCGCTGATGGTGATAGCGGGCGCGCTGGGCGGCTGGGCTTGGGCCATGATCCCCGCAATCCTGCGCGTGAAGTTCAACACCAACGAGATCCTTGTGTCGCTGCTGCTGGTCTATGTGGCCGAGAACATTCTGGCCTCGATGTCCGTAGGCCTGCTGCGCAATCCCGAAGGCGGTGGTTTTCCGGGCAGCCGCAATCTTGCGCAATGGGCGTCGTCCATGAACCCCGAGCTGATCCCGAACACTGGGCTGCATTGGGGCGTGGTGGCCGCGATCATCGCGGTGATCTTCGCCTACATCCTGCTGCACAGACATCTGACGGGCGTGCATATCCGCCTAGCAGGCCAAGCCCCCCGTGCCGCGCGCTTTGCGGGTGTGAACCCCGCGCGGCTGGTGATCTTCTGCTTCGGCATCTCCGGCGCTCTGGCGGGACTGGCCGGACTGTTCGAGGTGACGGGCCCGGCGGGCCAGATCAGTATCGATTTCAACGTGGGCTACGGATTCACCGCGATCATCGTGGCCTTCCTTGGCCGCCTGCACCCGGTGGGCATCCTGTTGGCGGGGCTGCTGATGGCGCTGACCTACATCGGCGGCGAACTGGCGTCCTTCATGTTGGGTATCCCCGCCGCCGCGATCCAGGCGTTCCAAGGCATGCTGCTGTTCTTCCTGCTCGCGGTGGATGTGCTGACGAACTACCGCATCCGGCTGGGCCGTAGGGTCGCGGCATGA
- a CDS encoding ABC transporter ATP-binding protein — MTALLQIDGLTKAYPGVVANDDVSMQIGTGEVHALLGENGAGKSTLVKMIFGLVSPDKGTMHMNGVPYAPSSPDAARAAGVGMVFQHFSLFDALDVAENVALGMSDPPPRRELAPRIAQVSRDYGLPLNPSHIVGDLSAGERQRVEIVRCLLGAPRLLIMDEPTSVLTPQEVDLLFATLRQLRAEGTSILYISHKLEEIRALCDTATILRGGKVVERCTPRDETAGRLAELMVGRRLDAPARVGHASEDVALRINALSLPPAHAFGTALKEVSLTLHAGEVLGIGGVAGNGQDELLAALAGETLAAKGAITMGGTDLSHAGPEARRRAGLLTAPEERLGHAAAPDLSLTENALLSAATRQGLASRGFVNWRKTRAYAERVIERFDVRTPGPSTAARALSGGNLQKYVIGREIAQSPAVLVVNQPTWGVDAAAAAAIRQALMDLAREGSGVIVISQDLDELMEVSDRFAALTEGRLSAFRPAAGLTVEEIGLMLGGAHDMEPAHA, encoded by the coding sequence ATGACCGCCCTTTTGCAGATCGACGGTCTGACCAAGGCCTACCCCGGCGTCGTGGCGAACGACGACGTCTCGATGCAGATCGGCACGGGCGAGGTTCATGCGTTGCTGGGCGAGAACGGCGCTGGCAAGTCGACGTTGGTCAAGATGATCTTCGGCCTTGTGTCGCCGGACAAGGGCACGATGCACATGAACGGCGTGCCCTATGCGCCCTCCAGCCCGGATGCGGCGCGTGCGGCGGGCGTCGGAATGGTGTTCCAGCACTTCTCGCTGTTCGACGCGTTGGACGTGGCGGAAAACGTGGCGCTTGGTATGTCCGACCCGCCACCGCGCCGCGAGTTGGCGCCGCGCATCGCGCAGGTCAGCCGCGACTACGGGCTGCCGCTGAACCCGTCGCACATTGTGGGCGATCTGTCGGCAGGCGAACGCCAGCGGGTCGAGATCGTGCGCTGCCTTCTGGGCGCGCCCCGCCTTCTGATCATGGACGAGCCGACCAGCGTGCTGACCCCGCAAGAGGTCGACCTGCTGTTCGCCACGCTGCGGCAATTGCGGGCAGAGGGCACGTCGATCCTGTATATCAGTCACAAGCTCGAAGAGATCCGGGCGCTGTGCGACACCGCGACGATCCTGCGGGGCGGCAAGGTGGTCGAGCGTTGCACCCCGCGCGATGAGACGGCGGGGCGGCTGGCCGAGCTGATGGTGGGCCGCCGGTTGGATGCTCCGGCGCGCGTTGGGCATGCCAGCGAAGACGTGGCGTTGCGGATCAACGCCCTGTCGTTGCCCCCTGCCCACGCCTTCGGCACCGCGTTGAAAGAGGTGTCGCTGACGCTGCACGCCGGAGAGGTTCTGGGCATCGGCGGTGTGGCGGGCAATGGGCAGGACGAGTTGCTGGCCGCCTTGGCAGGTGAGACTTTGGCCGCCAAGGGCGCGATCACCATGGGCGGCACGGACCTGTCGCACGCGGGCCCAGAGGCGCGGCGCCGGGCTGGATTGCTGACCGCGCCAGAGGAACGGCTGGGCCACGCCGCCGCGCCGGACCTGAGCCTGACCGAGAACGCGCTGCTGTCTGCGGCGACGCGGCAGGGGTTGGCGTCGCGCGGTTTCGTGAACTGGCGCAAGACGCGCGCCTATGCGGAACGCGTGATCGAACGGTTCGACGTGCGCACGCCGGGGCCAAGCACGGCGGCGCGGGCGCTGTCGGGCGGCAACCTGCAGAAATATGTGATCGGTCGGGAGATCGCGCAGAGCCCCGCCGTCCTGGTGGTCAACCAGCCCACGTGGGGCGTTGACGCGGCAGCGGCAGCGGCCATCCGGCAGGCCTTGATGGACCTTGCCCGCGAAGGATCGGGCGTAATCGTCATCAGCCAGGACCTTGATGAGTTGATGGAGGTGTCGGACCGGTTCGCCGCGCTGACAGAAGGCCGGTTGTCCGCCTTCCGCCCCGCCGCGGGCCTGACGGTGGAAGAGATCGGCCTGATGCTGGGCGGTGCGCACGATATGGAGCCTGCACATGCGTGA
- the xdhC gene encoding xanthine dehydrogenase accessory protein XdhC → MSFDPERLKALTATFGTVWRVLILDAAGSVPRGAGTAMWVWDGGQEGTIGGGRLEWEAAALARAGHIGVHRLSLGPGLGQCCGGAVTLFISEWRQDVAPTIRDGVCAYGPDAEHIERPTKLPHRIGDTVIEALSANGMPVYIWGAGHVGRALVGVLAPFPGIALHWVDLPEKFPAEIPTTTTKIPAAQPETLTPHVRQDSHHLILTHSHDTDLALCHGLLIRRVARIGLIGSATKWARFRNRLRQMGHADAEIDTIRCPIGDPTLGKHPQAIAIGVAADILRGMGHPAA, encoded by the coding sequence ATGAGTTTCGATCCCGAACGGCTGAAAGCGCTGACTGCAACGTTTGGGACGGTGTGGCGCGTGTTGATTCTTGACGCCGCCGGATCGGTCCCCCGCGGGGCGGGCACCGCGATGTGGGTCTGGGACGGTGGGCAAGAGGGCACGATCGGCGGTGGGCGGCTGGAGTGGGAGGCCGCGGCGTTGGCGCGCGCCGGCCACATTGGGGTACACCGCCTGTCGCTCGGCCCCGGTCTCGGGCAATGCTGCGGTGGGGCAGTGACGTTGTTCATCTCGGAGTGGAGACAGGACGTTGCGCCGACGATCCGCGATGGCGTTTGCGCCTACGGCCCTGACGCCGAACACATCGAGCGGCCCACGAAGCTACCCCATCGCATTGGGGATACGGTGATCGAAGCACTGTCCGCGAATGGAATGCCGGTCTACATCTGGGGTGCGGGCCATGTGGGGCGCGCGTTGGTCGGCGTTCTGGCCCCCTTCCCCGGCATCGCGTTGCATTGGGTGGACCTGCCCGAGAAGTTTCCGGCGGAGATCCCGACCACGACAACGAAAATCCCCGCCGCACAGCCGGAGACGCTGACACCGCACGTCCGGCAAGACAGCCACCACCTGATCCTGACCCATTCCCACGACACCGACCTTGCGCTGTGCCACGGCCTGCTGATCCGCCGTGTTGCGCGGATCGGCCTGATCGGGTCGGCCACGAAATGGGCCCGCTTTCGCAACCGTCTGCGGCAGATGGGCCACGCCGACGCTGAAATCGACACCATCCGCTGCCCCATCGGCGATCCAACCCTTGGGAAACATCCGCAGGCCATTGCGATCGGCGTGGCGGCGGACATACTGCGCGGTATGGGACACCCTGCCGCATGA
- the xdhB gene encoding xanthine dehydrogenase molybdopterin binding subunit: MTVHKPHPHDSAALHVTGQARYVDDLPTPANCLHLAFGLSPVARGTITALDLAPVRAVPGVTLAWSADDIGDIDVAPAAHDEPLLATGTVHYQGQAVFLVAADSHLSARKAARAAAPEITEETPILTIDDALAQDARFEDGPRIWEKGDTDAALSGAEHRLQGSIEIGGQEHFYLEGQSALAVPGEGGEMVVHSSSQHPTEIQHKVAHALGVPMHAVRVEVRRMGGGFGGKESQGNALAVACALVAAKTGRPAKMRYDRDDDMVITGKRHDFRITYDVGFDDAGRVQGIAFEQFARCGWSQDLSIPVADRAMLHADNAYHLPAARINSHRLRTNTASATAFRGFGGPQGMVGIERVMDEIAHRLGLDPLAVRRANFYAADAEGALPPPAAPRGISETVKLGADEDVASRGALHEAAEPTGPVAEAPADAQTTPYGMAVRGFLLNEMVDRLVETSDYHARRAAVADWNARHAGIKRGIALTPVKFGISFTLTHLNQAGALVHVYQDGSVHMNHGGTEMGQGLHQKVAQVAASRFGIALDQVKITATDTGKVPNTSATAASSGADLNGMAVKVACDTIRDRIARFVAELHQADPAEVLFDAGNVQVGGTTYTFAEAAQLAYEGRVSLSSTGHYRTPGIEWDRIRGKGTPFYYFAHGAAVTEVALDTRTGENRMLRVDILHDCGASLNPALDIGQIEGGFVQGAGWLTTEELVWDDKGRLRTHAPSTYKIPACSDRPPVFNVSLWDQENASETIYRSKAVGEPPLMLGISALMALSDAAAACGTVYPALDAPATAERCLFATRRAAG, encoded by the coding sequence ATGACCGTTCATAAGCCCCACCCGCATGACAGTGCCGCACTCCATGTCACCGGGCAGGCGCGCTACGTAGACGATCTGCCGACGCCGGCGAACTGCCTGCATCTCGCCTTCGGCCTGTCGCCCGTGGCGCGCGGGACGATCACTGCGCTGGACCTTGCGCCGGTGCGCGCAGTCCCCGGCGTGACACTGGCGTGGTCGGCGGATGACATCGGCGACATCGACGTCGCCCCCGCCGCGCATGATGAACCGTTGCTGGCCACCGGCACTGTTCATTATCAAGGGCAAGCTGTGTTTCTTGTCGCCGCTGACAGCCATCTGTCCGCGCGCAAAGCCGCCCGCGCCGCGGCCCCGGAAATCACGGAAGAAACCCCGATCCTGACCATCGACGATGCGCTCGCGCAGGACGCGCGGTTCGAAGACGGCCCCCGCATCTGGGAAAAGGGCGACACGGACGCGGCACTTTCGGGTGCGGAACACCGGTTGCAAGGCAGCATCGAGATCGGTGGGCAAGAGCATTTCTATCTGGAAGGTCAATCCGCGCTCGCCGTGCCCGGTGAAGGTGGCGAGATGGTCGTGCATTCATCGTCCCAGCACCCGACCGAGATCCAGCACAAGGTCGCGCATGCGCTGGGCGTACCGATGCACGCCGTGCGGGTCGAGGTGCGGCGCATGGGCGGCGGGTTCGGTGGCAAGGAAAGCCAGGGCAACGCCTTGGCCGTCGCCTGCGCACTGGTCGCCGCGAAGACCGGTCGCCCCGCAAAAATGCGTTACGACCGCGACGACGACATGGTCATCACCGGCAAACGCCACGACTTCCGCATCACTTACGATGTGGGATTCGATGACGCTGGCCGGGTGCAGGGCATCGCCTTCGAACAATTCGCCCGCTGCGGCTGGAGCCAGGACCTGTCGATCCCCGTCGCCGACCGCGCGATGCTGCACGCAGACAATGCCTACCACCTGCCCGCCGCGCGCATCAACTCGCACCGGCTGCGCACCAATACCGCGTCTGCCACAGCGTTTCGCGGCTTCGGTGGGCCGCAGGGTATGGTCGGGATCGAACGCGTGATGGACGAGATCGCACACCGGCTTGGGTTGGACCCTCTCGCGGTGCGCCGGGCGAATTTCTACGCGGCGGATGCCGAGGGGGCTCTGCCCCCGCCTGCGGCCCCCCGAGGTATTTCCGAAACGGTGAAACTTGGAGCGGACGAAGACGTGGCAAGCCGCGGCGCGTTGCATGAGGCAGCGGAACCGACGGGGCCTGTCGCAGAGGCGCCCGCTGATGCGCAGACCACACCCTACGGCATGGCGGTGCGCGGCTTCCTTCTCAACGAGATGGTGGACCGGCTGGTCGAAACCTCTGACTACCATGCCCGCCGCGCGGCGGTGGCCGACTGGAACGCGCGTCACGCGGGAATCAAGCGCGGCATCGCGCTGACGCCGGTGAAGTTCGGAATCTCGTTCACCTTGACCCACCTTAATCAGGCCGGCGCTTTGGTGCATGTGTATCAGGATGGATCCGTGCATATGAACCACGGCGGCACAGAGATGGGGCAAGGCCTGCACCAGAAGGTCGCGCAGGTGGCGGCCAGCCGGTTCGGGATCGCTTTGGATCAGGTGAAGATCACCGCTACCGACACCGGGAAGGTGCCGAACACCAGTGCGACTGCCGCATCCTCTGGCGCTGATCTGAACGGTATGGCGGTGAAGGTCGCGTGCGATACGATCCGCGACAGGATTGCACGATTTGTAGCAGAACTGCACCAAGCAGACCCTGCAGAAGTGCTTTTCGATGCAGGAAATGTGCAAGTCGGCGGCACGACCTACACGTTCGCCGAAGCCGCGCAACTGGCCTACGAGGGTCGCGTCAGCCTGTCGTCCACCGGCCACTACCGCACGCCCGGCATCGAGTGGGATCGCATTCGCGGCAAGGGCACGCCGTTCTACTACTTCGCCCACGGGGCTGCCGTGACCGAGGTCGCTCTGGACACCCGCACCGGAGAGAACCGGATGCTGCGCGTGGACATCCTGCACGATTGCGGCGCGTCGCTGAACCCGGCGCTGGATATCGGCCAGATCGAGGGCGGCTTCGTGCAGGGGGCGGGCTGGCTGACCACTGAAGAACTGGTCTGGGACGACAAGGGGCGGCTGCGCACGCATGCGCCGTCGACCTACAAGATCCCCGCCTGCTCGGATCGGCCGCCGGTGTTCAACGTGAGCCTGTGGGATCAGGAGAACGCGTCTGAAACGATCTACCGCTCGAAAGCCGTGGGCGAGCCACCGTTGATGCTGGGGATATCCGCGCTGATGGCCCTGTCGGACGCGGCGGCGGCCTGCGGCACGGTTTACCCCGCGCTCGACGCCCCTGCGACGGCAGAGCGGTGCCTGTTCGCAACGCGTCGCGCCGCCGGATGA
- the xdhA gene encoding xanthine dehydrogenase small subunit — translation MHVTFRLNGDPVEANVAPTTTLLDWLREVRGLTGTKEGCNEGDCGACSVMVTDARGTHALNACILFMGQLNGQAIRTVEGIAAPDGTLHPVQAAMVEHHGSQCGFCTPGFITTMAAAHLNGATDHDDQLAGNLCRCTGYAPIIRAARVAETAPVPDHLRDTPLPSSFDKYRGGGVAAPGAEPPIAADWGETAPLSATGADMRGNTTRTRDAYRPASLDDLLAFYADHPDATLIAGATDVGLWVTKGMRDLGTACFLNGVEELQRIEESDTQFRIGAGVTLSALRKAIAPHHPSFAELIRRYGSTQVRNAATIGGNIANGSPIGDGPPALIALGATLHLAHRDGAREMPLEDFFIDYGEQDRRKGEIVAAVSIPHQPDRLICQKLSKRFDQDISAVCGCFNITREDGIVTEARIAFGGMAGTPKRATQAEAALVGQPLADAIPAAQAALEQDFQPLSDMRASSAYRMAAAQGMLARLAATGPGILEVQP, via the coding sequence ATGCATGTCACGTTCCGACTGAACGGAGACCCGGTAGAGGCCAACGTCGCTCCCACCACGACGCTGCTCGACTGGCTGCGCGAGGTGCGAGGCCTGACCGGCACCAAGGAAGGCTGCAACGAAGGCGACTGCGGCGCCTGCTCTGTCATGGTGACCGACGCGCGCGGCACCCACGCGCTGAATGCCTGCATCCTGTTTATGGGCCAGCTCAATGGTCAGGCGATCCGCACGGTGGAAGGCATCGCCGCCCCCGATGGGACGCTGCACCCGGTTCAGGCCGCGATGGTCGAACATCACGGCAGCCAGTGCGGCTTCTGCACGCCGGGGTTTATCACCACAATGGCCGCCGCGCATCTGAACGGGGCCACGGATCACGATGACCAGCTTGCCGGCAACCTCTGCCGCTGTACCGGCTATGCCCCCATCATCCGTGCCGCCAGGGTCGCCGAAACCGCGCCGGTCCCCGATCATCTGCGCGACACGCCCCTTCCTTCATCGTTCGATAAATACCGCGGGGGAGGCGTGGCAGCGCCGGGGGCAGAGCCCCCAATTGCTGCTGACTGGGGCGAGACCGCGCCGCTGTCCGCCACCGGCGCCGATATGCGCGGCAACACCACCCGCACGCGCGACGCCTACCGCCCTGCATCGCTGGACGACCTGCTCGCCTTCTACGCCGACCACCCGGACGCCACGCTGATCGCGGGGGCAACCGATGTGGGGCTGTGGGTGACCAAGGGGATGCGCGACCTTGGCACTGCCTGCTTCCTGAACGGCGTAGAGGAGCTTCAGCGGATCGAAGAGAGCGACACCCAGTTCCGCATCGGCGCGGGCGTCACGCTATCCGCCCTGCGCAAGGCCATCGCGCCGCATCACCCCAGCTTTGCCGAGCTGATCCGTCGCTACGGATCCACCCAGGTGCGCAACGCCGCGACCATCGGCGGCAACATCGCCAACGGCTCTCCCATCGGGGACGGTCCGCCCGCGTTGATCGCGCTGGGCGCGACGCTTCACTTGGCGCACCGGGACGGCGCGCGGGAGATGCCGCTGGAAGACTTCTTCATCGACTACGGCGAGCAGGACCGGCGCAAGGGCGAGATTGTCGCCGCCGTCAGTATTCCCCACCAACCCGACCGGCTGATCTGCCAAAAGCTGTCCAAGCGTTTCGATCAGGACATCTCAGCCGTCTGCGGGTGTTTCAATATCACCCGGGAAGACGGCATCGTCACAGAGGCCCGCATCGCCTTCGGTGGCATGGCAGGCACGCCCAAACGTGCCACACAGGCCGAGGCCGCGCTGGTCGGCCAACCGCTTGCGGATGCCATTCCGGCGGCGCAGGCGGCCTTGGAGCAAGATTTCCAGCCCCTGTCGGACATGCGCGCCTCCAGCGCCTATCGCATGGCGGCGGCGCAGGGGATGCTGGCACGGCTTGCGGCGACCGGGCCGGGCATTCTGGAGGTTCAGCCATGA